One genomic segment of Eikenella corrodens includes these proteins:
- the hemA gene encoding glutamyl-tRNA reductase — protein MQLTAIGLNHQTAPLSIRERLAFAAAALPEALRELVGSRTAEEAVILSTCNRTELYCVGEPDDIVRWLANYRKIPNSTLEPYLYRYQTEAAVRHAFRVSCGLDSMVLGEPQILGQIKNAVRVAQEQQTVASTLHALFQKTFAIAKEVRTSTAVGENSVSMAAAAVKMAARIFPDIGELNILFVGAGEMIELVATHFAAKSPRGITVANRTAERAQELCNKLAAPAAACPLSELPQRLHQYDVIVSSTASQLPIIGKGMVERALRERRHRPVFLLDLAVPRDIEAEVADLGDAYLYTVDDMMQVVSSGQAARQRAAAEAEQMVDSKVAEFMSWQRRRQSVPLIRSLRDEGERARQQVLDNATRLLAKGVPAEEVLERLSVQLTNKLLHAPTSALSKVDNQTAHLTEALVQVYSLDKLRS, from the coding sequence ATGCAGCTTACCGCCATCGGCTTGAACCACCAAACCGCTCCGTTAAGCATACGTGAGCGGTTGGCTTTTGCTGCCGCCGCGCTGCCTGAAGCATTGCGTGAGCTTGTGGGCAGCCGCACGGCTGAAGAAGCCGTGATTTTGTCCACCTGCAACCGCACCGAACTCTATTGCGTGGGCGAACCGGACGATATTGTGCGCTGGCTGGCCAACTACCGCAAGATTCCCAACAGCACGCTGGAACCCTACCTCTACCGCTACCAAACCGAAGCAGCCGTGCGCCATGCCTTCCGCGTATCTTGCGGGCTCGACAGCATGGTACTGGGCGAGCCGCAGATTCTCGGTCAAATCAAAAACGCCGTGCGTGTGGCGCAGGAGCAGCAAACGGTAGCTTCCACCCTGCATGCCCTGTTTCAAAAAACCTTCGCCATTGCCAAAGAAGTGCGCACCAGCACGGCAGTGGGCGAAAATTCGGTGAGCATGGCCGCCGCCGCAGTGAAAATGGCCGCCCGCATTTTTCCTGATATCGGTGAATTGAATATTTTATTCGTGGGCGCGGGAGAGATGATTGAATTGGTGGCCACCCATTTCGCCGCCAAATCGCCGCGCGGCATCACCGTGGCTAACCGCACCGCCGAGCGCGCGCAGGAATTGTGCAATAAATTGGCTGCTCCCGCCGCCGCCTGCCCGTTGAGCGAACTGCCGCAGCGGTTGCATCAATACGACGTGATTGTGTCCTCCACCGCCAGCCAGCTGCCGATTATCGGCAAAGGCATGGTGGAACGCGCCCTGCGCGAACGCCGCCACCGCCCCGTTTTCCTGCTCGATTTAGCCGTGCCGCGCGATATCGAAGCCGAAGTGGCCGATTTGGGCGATGCCTATCTTTATACGGTAGACGACATGATGCAGGTAGTGAGCAGCGGCCAGGCCGCCCGGCAGCGTGCTGCCGCCGAAGCCGAGCAGATGGTGGATAGCAAAGTGGCTGAATTCATGAGCTGGCAGCGCCGCCGCCAAAGCGTGCCGCTGATCCGCTCCCTACGTGATGAAGGCGAACGCGCCCGCCAACAAGTGCTCGACAACGCCACCCGCCTGCTGGCCAAAGGCGTGCCCGCTGAAGAAGTGCTCGAGCGGCTTTCGGTACAGCTCACCAACAAACTCCTGCACGCCCCCACCAGCGCGCTTTCCAAAGTAGACAATCAAACCGCCCACCTCACCGAGGCCTTGGTGCAGGTGTACAGCTTGGATAAGCTGCGTTCTTAA
- a CDS encoding inorganic phosphate transporter — protein MAGSSASLRLKSVNFLGMALLFGVSCYFIYWGLGYIQHHHSALFILAALFGIFMAFNIGGNDVANSFGTSVGAGTLSIPQALAVAAVFEVSGAMLAGGGVTDTIRNGIVDLGSMSLEPVQFVYIMMAALAAASLWLLFASQKGLPVSTTHSIIGGIVGAAMVLGFYNSGLAGLNMVRWEKIGEIAISWVLSPLLGGVTSYLVFKNIKTYILGYNVASSRHVQRLRKQKLAYKKEHKTRFEQMSELQQMAYTATIVHDAQLYNEGNYQPEELASDYYRGLHEIDCRKDEINAFRALRLWVPLAGAVGGMVMAAMLLFKGLKHLNLGLSTLDNLLIVGMVGAVLWMGTFAYARTLKTGANLDRATFIMFSWLQVFTACCFAFSHGSNDIANAIGPFAAIMDVLRSGTIGSSGDIPPITMLTFGVSLVVGLWFIGREVIATVGENLAKMHPSSGFVAELSAATVVMLASALGLPVSSTHILVGAVLGIGLVNRNANWRLMKPIALAWVITVPAAGLLASICFIVLNAVF, from the coding sequence ATGGCCGGTTCTTCTGCCTCGCTGCGTTTGAAAAGCGTCAACTTCCTCGGTATGGCCTTGTTGTTCGGCGTGTCCTGCTATTTCATCTATTGGGGGCTGGGCTATATACAACACCACCATTCCGCGCTGTTTATTCTCGCGGCGCTGTTCGGCATCTTTATGGCGTTCAACATCGGCGGCAACGATGTGGCCAACTCCTTCGGCACTTCAGTTGGCGCCGGTACGCTGAGCATCCCGCAAGCGCTGGCTGTGGCAGCAGTGTTTGAAGTGAGCGGCGCAATGCTGGCCGGCGGCGGCGTAACCGACACCATCCGCAACGGCATTGTGGATTTGGGCAGCATGTCGCTGGAGCCGGTGCAGTTTGTCTACATCATGATGGCCGCGTTGGCCGCCGCCTCGCTGTGGCTGCTGTTTGCTTCGCAAAAAGGCCTGCCGGTATCCACCACGCATTCCATCATCGGCGGCATCGTGGGCGCAGCAATGGTTTTGGGCTTTTACAACAGCGGGTTGGCTGGCTTGAACATGGTTCGCTGGGAAAAAATCGGCGAAATCGCCATTTCCTGGGTGCTCTCGCCGCTCTTGGGCGGGGTCACTTCCTATTTGGTGTTTAAAAACATCAAAACCTATATTCTGGGCTACAACGTGGCCTCCAGCCGCCATGTGCAACGCCTGCGCAAGCAGAAATTGGCCTACAAAAAAGAACACAAAACCCGCTTCGAGCAGATGAGCGAATTGCAGCAGATGGCCTACACCGCCACCATCGTGCACGATGCCCAGCTTTACAACGAAGGTAACTACCAGCCCGAAGAGCTGGCGTCCGACTACTATCGCGGCCTGCACGAAATCGACTGCCGCAAAGACGAAATCAATGCCTTCCGTGCCCTGCGCCTATGGGTGCCGCTGGCTGGCGCAGTGGGCGGCATGGTGATGGCCGCGATGCTGCTGTTTAAAGGCCTGAAACACCTCAACTTAGGCCTGAGCACACTGGATAACCTGTTAATCGTCGGCATGGTGGGCGCGGTATTGTGGATGGGCACATTTGCCTACGCCCGCACCCTGAAAACCGGCGCCAACCTCGACCGTGCCACCTTCATCATGTTCAGCTGGCTGCAAGTATTCACCGCCTGCTGTTTCGCCTTCAGCCACGGCTCAAACGACATCGCTAACGCCATCGGCCCGTTTGCCGCCATCATGGACGTGCTACGCAGCGGCACCATCGGCAGCAGCGGCGACATTCCGCCGATTACCATGCTCACCTTCGGCGTGTCGCTGGTGGTGGGGCTGTGGTTTATCGGTCGGGAAGTGATTGCCACCGTGGGTGAAAACCTAGCCAAAATGCACCCCTCTTCCGGCTTCGTGGCCGAGCTATCCGCCGCCACCGTTGTGATGCTGGCCTCCGCGCTGGGGCTGCCTGTATCCAGCACCCACATCCTCGTGGGCGCCGTGCTCGGCATCGGGTTGGTAAACCGCAACGCCAACTGGCGACTGATGAAGCCAATCGCCCTAGCTTGGGTGATTACCGTGCCGGCCGCCGGCCTGCTGGCTTCGATTTGCTTTATTGTGCTGAACGCGGTGTTTTAG
- a CDS encoding MMPL family transporter produces MTRLAWLYALLLAFAAAWLGWGIAQGGRLQTDLTALLPADAQVDAVWRAADEAGEKQLNGQILLLVGSEDADRAFVAAEQVAGRWQQSGLFAAVDSRLNPDLAQLRQEIRRLGVNALPREQQQLLLHDPAAYFQQRAEDAANPFAAQIVPLEDDWLGFARFVQQKQPSSRLQWHSGNGMMYSEQDGITWVWLRARLPEKAAADQAERLLPLLADSRAQAERGGYRLLAAGGALFAAEAKTQSERESGLMSTIGLTLTFALLLAVFRSPRVFALVLPLGAGMLLGAAAVVGAFGQIHILTVVIGTSLVGMLVDFPLHWLTPSVFSPDWAAKEAMRRVLPAFLAGLGITATGYLLLAFTPLPVLRQTAVFSVAALGGAFAATVLLLPLLFRGYRPRAARFAAAMHQLAAARLHWLLLPVLPLAAAGYLKTDWRDDIRDWAALSPRLIAEMRQVADISGNDTGGRSILVQAGNADELLRRSAQVETALQPLVGKGGLGGVQSLNQWLLPAEEQQALLAQLRHLAAQPAPSADPMLQLGLKPDTIQTALQQAAAQPVVPLDQALSGQTAEAWRTLYLGNIQGQEAALVRVQGLNDAAAVQTALSALPCNQGGTCARLVDKRAHLNELFRHTRNHAAWLKLASFALAWLVLWRIFGARRGSLILAVPLISAAATVGLLGWLGLPISLFAMFGLLLVAAVGADYAVYALTARETPAAKLGGILLAALTTAISFLLLAISTTPAVAAFGITVSLGVGLNVLLSAWLLKKEGAEREAV; encoded by the coding sequence ATGACTAGGCTCGCGTGGCTGTATGCCCTGCTGCTGGCCTTCGCCGCCGCGTGGCTGGGCTGGGGGATAGCGCAGGGAGGCCGTCTGCAAACCGACCTCACCGCGCTGTTGCCCGCCGATGCGCAGGTGGACGCGGTGTGGCGCGCGGCAGACGAAGCGGGCGAAAAACAGCTCAACGGCCAAATCCTGCTCTTGGTGGGCAGCGAAGATGCCGATCGCGCCTTCGTCGCCGCCGAACAAGTGGCCGGCCGCTGGCAGCAAAGCGGCCTGTTCGCCGCGGTGGACAGCCGCCTGAACCCCGATTTGGCGCAACTACGGCAGGAAATCCGCCGCCTCGGCGTGAACGCCCTGCCGCGCGAACAGCAACAACTGCTCTTGCACGACCCCGCCGCCTATTTCCAACAACGCGCCGAAGACGCGGCCAACCCGTTTGCCGCGCAAATCGTGCCGCTGGAAGACGACTGGCTCGGCTTCGCCCGCTTCGTGCAGCAAAAACAGCCTTCTAGCCGCCTGCAATGGCACAGCGGCAACGGCATGATGTATAGCGAACAAGACGGCATCACTTGGGTGTGGCTGCGCGCCAGGCTACCTGAAAAAGCCGCCGCCGATCAGGCCGAACGCCTGCTGCCGCTTCTGGCCGATTCCCGCGCCCAAGCCGAGCGCGGCGGCTACCGCCTGCTGGCCGCCGGCGGCGCATTGTTTGCCGCCGAAGCCAAAACCCAATCCGAACGCGAAAGCGGCCTGATGTCCACCATCGGCCTGACGCTCACCTTCGCCCTGCTGCTGGCCGTGTTCCGCAGCCCGCGCGTGTTTGCGCTGGTGTTGCCGCTGGGCGCGGGCATGCTGCTCGGCGCAGCGGCCGTGGTGGGCGCGTTCGGGCAGATTCATATCCTCACCGTCGTGATCGGCACCAGCCTGGTGGGGATGCTGGTGGACTTCCCGCTGCACTGGCTCACGCCCTCGGTGTTTTCTCCCGACTGGGCGGCCAAAGAAGCCATGCGCCGCGTCCTGCCCGCCTTCCTCGCCGGGCTGGGCATCACCGCCACCGGCTACCTGCTGCTCGCCTTCACCCCGCTGCCCGTGCTGCGCCAAACCGCCGTGTTTTCCGTGGCCGCGCTCGGCGGCGCGTTTGCCGCCACCGTGCTCCTGCTGCCGCTGCTGTTCCGCGGCTACCGCCCCCGCGCCGCCCGGTTTGCCGCCGCCATGCACCAGCTCGCCGCCGCCCGATTGCACTGGCTGCTCCTGCCCGTCCTGCCGCTGGCCGCCGCAGGCTACCTGAAAACCGATTGGCGCGACGACATCCGCGACTGGGCGGCTCTGTCGCCCCGGCTCATCGCCGAAATGCGCCAAGTGGCCGACATCAGCGGCAACGACACCGGCGGCCGCAGCATCCTCGTGCAGGCCGGCAACGCAGACGAACTCTTGCGCCGCAGCGCGCAAGTGGAAACCGCCCTGCAACCCTTGGTCGGCAAAGGCGGCCTCGGCGGCGTGCAGTCGCTCAACCAATGGCTGCTGCCCGCCGAAGAGCAGCAAGCCCTGCTCGCCCAACTGCGCCATCTGGCCGCGCAGCCCGCCCCGTCGGCCGACCCCATGCTGCAACTCGGCCTGAAGCCCGACACCATCCAAACCGCCCTGCAACAGGCCGCCGCCCAGCCCGTCGTCCCGCTTGATCAAGCCTTAAGCGGGCAAACCGCCGAAGCCTGGCGCACCCTCTATCTGGGCAACATCCAAGGCCAAGAAGCCGCCCTCGTGCGCGTGCAAGGCCTGAACGATGCCGCCGCCGTGCAAACCGCACTCTCCGCCTTGCCCTGCAACCAAGGAGGCACCTGCGCCCGGCTGGTGGACAAACGCGCCCATCTGAACGAACTCTTCCGCCACACCCGCAACCACGCCGCCTGGCTCAAACTCGCCTCCTTCGCCCTGGCCTGGCTCGTGCTGTGGCGCATCTTTGGCGCACGGCGCGGCAGCCTCATCCTCGCCGTGCCGCTGATTTCCGCCGCCGCCACCGTCGGCCTGCTCGGCTGGCTTGGCCTGCCCATCAGCCTGTTCGCCATGTTCGGCCTGCTCTTGGTGGCCGCCGTGGGCGCGGACTACGCCGTCTACGCCCTCACCGCCCGCGAAACCCCCGCCGCCAAACTCGGCGGCATCCTCCTCGCCGCCCTCACCACCGCCATCTCCTTCCTGCTGCTCGCCATCAGCACCACCCCCGCCGTCGCCGCCTTCGGCATCACCGTATCGCTCGGCGTGGGGCTGAACGTATTGCTCTCGGCCTGGCTGTTGAAGAAGGAAGGTGCGGAGCGGGAGGCCGTCTGA
- a CDS encoding TIGR00341 family protein, whose protein sequence is MQEQENNKNQEAEDNNAMAKLQDVFSLDYDQAHPDKIDADIRANAQASGTNMWVLMFAIAVASIGLNVNSTAVVIGAMLISPLMGPIVGVGYGLAVGDTALIRQAVRNLTVCVAISLVTATLYFLLTPLKEAQSELLARTQPTIWDVLIAFFGGGAGIVALTRKEGGNAIPGVAIATALMPPLCTAGYGLAHGNWHYFFGAFYLFSINCVFIAFATLLVSKLLKLPRRELVTESKRRLHSIIITAIVLAVMIPSGYMASELVRQELFNTKANAAIATVQQHEGFLVLRKILNHKQHAVELIVNGTGNADKITALLVKSLEAAGVKEPQVKIAYAGGDGEETEEGLTDKAASSVDTAVLREIKAQYPEAEKIVVGRSVVWEKTQTAPATQEQPESSQNKPADINNNIVVVLLEFTQPLPAKDRERLQAWLNQRYEGTAVRLLVNTKVLDK, encoded by the coding sequence ATGCAAGAACAGGAGAATAATAAAAATCAAGAAGCAGAAGACAACAACGCCATGGCCAAGCTGCAAGATGTGTTCAGCCTTGACTATGACCAAGCGCATCCCGACAAAATCGATGCCGACATCCGGGCCAATGCACAGGCGTCGGGAACCAACATGTGGGTATTGATGTTTGCCATTGCGGTGGCAAGTATCGGCTTGAATGTGAACAGCACGGCGGTAGTGATTGGAGCCATGTTGATTTCCCCGTTGATGGGGCCGATTGTCGGTGTGGGTTACGGTTTGGCGGTAGGCGATACTGCACTGATCCGCCAAGCGGTGCGCAATCTTACCGTATGCGTCGCCATCAGTTTGGTTACTGCCACACTGTATTTCCTGCTCACTCCGCTGAAAGAAGCGCAAAGCGAGCTTTTGGCGCGTACTCAGCCGACCATCTGGGATGTGTTGATTGCCTTTTTCGGCGGTGGCGCAGGCATTGTGGCCCTGACCCGAAAAGAAGGAGGCAACGCCATACCGGGCGTGGCGATTGCCACCGCACTGATGCCGCCCCTGTGTACTGCGGGTTACGGATTGGCACACGGTAACTGGCACTATTTTTTCGGTGCTTTTTATCTGTTTTCCATCAACTGTGTATTCATCGCTTTTGCCACCTTGCTGGTTTCCAAACTGCTCAAGCTGCCGCGCAGGGAGCTGGTAACCGAATCCAAACGCAGGCTGCACAGTATTATTATTACTGCCATCGTGCTGGCGGTGATGATTCCGAGCGGCTATATGGCCTCAGAGTTGGTACGTCAGGAACTGTTCAACACCAAAGCCAACGCCGCCATCGCCACCGTGCAGCAACATGAAGGGTTCTTGGTGCTACGTAAGATATTGAACCACAAACAGCATGCGGTCGAGCTGATTGTTAACGGAACGGGAAATGCCGATAAAATTACCGCCCTGCTGGTTAAAAGTCTGGAAGCGGCAGGCGTAAAAGAGCCGCAAGTGAAAATAGCCTATGCGGGGGGAGACGGTGAAGAAACAGAAGAAGGGTTGACAGATAAAGCCGCCAGTAGCGTAGATACAGCAGTACTGAGGGAAATAAAGGCCCAATATCCCGAAGCGGAAAAAATCGTTGTCGGACGCAGCGTGGTTTGGGAGAAAACGCAAACGGCACCCGCTACACAGGAGCAGCCTGAAAGCAGTCAAAACAAACCGGCGGACATCAATAACAATATCGTCGTGGTTTTGCTCGAATTCACCCAACCTCTGCCCGCCAAAGACCGCGAACGGTTACAGGCGTGGTTGAACCAGCGTTATGAAGGTACAGCGGTACGCTTGTTGGTCAATACCAAAGTTTTGGACAAATAG
- a CDS encoding LolA family protein, which translates to MKKFLLSLLISLAALPALAFSTAELTAQLQAPQSVQGGFTQQRFLRSMDKPVQTRGRFALRPGRGLFWHLQKPFEMKLRVRRDGISRQDAQGQWRANGSQTAQAAQVKLFMAVLGGDTAELQRHFNLALSGNAQQWQLTLTPKTAVMRQVFNKIVINGGQLVQKVELDEKQGDRTVMQFNQLQTNQPLSPAAQQALGE; encoded by the coding sequence ATGAAAAAATTCCTCCTCAGCCTCCTCATCTCCCTTGCCGCCCTCCCTGCGCTCGCCTTCAGCACTGCCGAGCTCACCGCTCAGCTGCAAGCCCCACAGAGCGTACAAGGCGGGTTTACCCAGCAGCGTTTTTTACGCTCGATGGACAAACCCGTACAAACCCGCGGCCGCTTCGCCCTGCGCCCCGGCCGCGGTCTGTTTTGGCATCTGCAAAAACCGTTTGAAATGAAACTGCGCGTGCGCCGCGACGGCATCAGCCGCCAAGACGCGCAAGGCCAGTGGCGCGCCAACGGCAGCCAAACCGCGCAGGCCGCACAAGTGAAACTCTTCATGGCCGTGCTCGGCGGCGACACCGCCGAATTACAGCGCCACTTCAACCTCGCCCTTTCCGGCAACGCCCAACAATGGCAGCTCACCCTCACCCCGAAAACCGCCGTGATGCGCCAGGTGTTTAACAAAATCGTTATCAACGGCGGCCAGCTGGTGCAGAAAGTGGAGCTGGACGAAAAACAGGGCGACCGCACCGTGATGCAGTTTAACCAGCTGCAAACCAACCAGCCGCTCAGCCCCGCCGCCCAGCAGGCCTTGGGCGAATAA
- a CDS encoding AMP-binding protein → MPILPLLNRSPDSLLAEGWTASQFSAATLSLAARLRAHNVRAAALWFDDAARFASALLAAWLAGAEVYLPPNLAEENRRWAEAGGAVWLSDVPEVSDGLWLYDGAAEQAAAPAEALEWPSENVLYLKTSGSSGEAKVEAKTRAQMLAEAAALAERLPESWRGLAVAGSVSPQHLYGLTFRVFVSLAAGWTIGRRQCVYPELLLADSRRECVWIASPALLNRLGEGRDWARLRQNVRGIISAGGMLPEATTALLQEKLGFAPHDVYGSTETGVIALRQGGAWELLPAVEASVNEENIFQVASPWSGGVRQTADAVRLDGRRLELLGRQDRIIKLEDKRVSLSQLEHDLLAHAWVADAHCARHPQHGRIAAWAALSAEGIAALREQGRAAVVQTLKQHLAKTQDTAALPRYWRFATALPRNPQAKIREQDFQTAFTVPQTAPQWAVLHENAEAREYAFEGTVPLDLAYFGGHFADFPLVPGVIEVQWAMDLAARFDWGGKPVQHIENLKYQHFVRPHDTVQLTLRHDAAKNKIHFAIRQGDTPCASGRVALHD, encoded by the coding sequence ATGCCCATACTCCCGCTTTTAAACCGTTCCCCCGATTCCCTGTTGGCCGAAGGCTGGACAGCCTCGCAGTTTTCCGCCGCCACGCTCTCGCTGGCCGCGCGTTTGCGTGCGCACAATGTGCGGGCCGCCGCGCTGTGGTTTGACGATGCGGCGCGCTTTGCTTCCGCGCTGCTGGCCGCGTGGCTGGCCGGGGCGGAGGTGTATCTGCCGCCGAATCTGGCGGAGGAAAACCGCCGTTGGGCGGAAGCGGGCGGGGCGGTGTGGTTGAGCGACGTGCCGGAAGTTTCAGACGGCCTCTGGCTGTACGACGGGGCGGCGGAGCAGGCGGCCGCGCCGGCGGAAGCGTTGGAATGGCCGTCTGAAAACGTGCTGTATCTGAAAACTTCCGGCTCTTCGGGCGAGGCGAAGGTGGAGGCCAAAACGCGCGCGCAAATGTTGGCCGAAGCAGCGGCACTGGCCGAAAGGCTACCTGAAAGCTGGCGCGGCCTGGCGGTGGCGGGCAGCGTGAGCCCGCAGCATTTATACGGGCTGACCTTCCGCGTGTTCGTGTCGCTGGCGGCGGGCTGGACAATCGGGCGGCGGCAGTGCGTGTATCCCGAATTGCTGCTGGCCGATTCGCGCCGCGAATGCGTGTGGATTGCCAGCCCCGCGCTGTTGAACCGCTTGGGCGAGGGGCGCGATTGGGCGCGGCTGCGGCAGAATGTGCGCGGCATCATCAGCGCGGGCGGGATGCTGCCGGAGGCCACCACCGCGCTGCTGCAAGAGAAGCTGGGCTTTGCCCCGCACGATGTGTACGGCAGCACGGAAACCGGCGTCATCGCGCTGCGGCAGGGCGGTGCGTGGGAACTGCTGCCCGCAGTGGAGGCTTCGGTAAACGAAGAAAATATTTTTCAGGTAGCCTCGCCGTGGAGCGGCGGGGTGCGGCAAACCGCCGATGCGGTGCGGCTGGACGGCCGCCGATTGGAGCTGCTCGGCCGCCAAGACCGCATCATCAAACTGGAAGACAAGCGCGTGTCGCTCTCGCAGCTGGAGCACGATTTGCTCGCCCACGCCTGGGTGGCCGACGCGCATTGCGCCCGCCATCCGCAGCACGGCCGGATTGCCGCCTGGGCGGCACTTTCCGCCGAAGGCATTGCCGCGCTGCGCGAGCAGGGGCGCGCCGCCGTGGTGCAAACCCTGAAACAGCATCTGGCCAAAACGCAAGACACCGCCGCGCTGCCGCGCTACTGGCGTTTCGCCACCGCCCTGCCGCGCAACCCGCAGGCGAAAATCCGCGAACAGGATTTTCAGACGGCCTTTACCGTGCCGCAAACCGCGCCGCAATGGGCTGTGCTGCACGAAAACGCAGAAGCGCGCGAATATGCGTTTGAAGGCACGGTGCCACTGGATTTGGCTTATTTCGGCGGCCATTTCGCCGATTTCCCGCTGGTGCCCGGCGTGATTGAAGTGCAGTGGGCGATGGACTTGGCGGCACGCTTCGACTGGGGCGGCAAACCGGTGCAACACATCGAAAACCTGAAATACCAGCACTTTGTGCGCCCGCACGACACCGTGCAGCTCACGCTGCGGCACGACGCGGCGAAAAACAAAATCCATTTCGCCATCAGGCAGGGCGACACGCCTTGCGCTTCGGGCAGGGTGGCGCTGCATGACTAG
- the pdxH gene encoding pyridoxamine 5'-phosphate oxidase, producing MDLHNIREDYSKQELSKADCTNTPLPQFEKWLNEAIHSAAKEPTAMSVATVDEAGRPNSRILLLKEVNDRGFVFFSNYQSRKGRALAAHPFAALTFFWPELERQVRAEGRVEKLDAKSSDEYFASRPYTSRLGAWASEQSSVIAGKSIIVARAAAEAVKHPLHVPRPPHWGGYLLIPDRVEFWQGRPSRLHDRIQYRLEGDKWIKERLAP from the coding sequence ATGGATTTGCACAATATCCGCGAAGACTACAGCAAACAGGAGCTTTCCAAGGCCGATTGCACCAATACGCCGCTGCCGCAGTTTGAAAAGTGGCTGAACGAAGCTATTCATTCCGCCGCCAAAGAGCCCACCGCCATGAGCGTGGCCACGGTGGACGAAGCCGGCCGGCCCAATAGCCGTATCCTGCTGTTGAAAGAGGTAAACGACCGGGGCTTTGTGTTTTTCTCCAACTATCAAAGCCGCAAAGGCCGCGCGCTGGCGGCACATCCATTTGCCGCGCTCACCTTTTTCTGGCCGGAGCTGGAGCGGCAGGTGCGCGCCGAAGGGCGGGTGGAAAAACTGGACGCCAAATCTTCAGACGAATATTTCGCCAGCCGCCCCTACACCAGCCGTTTGGGCGCGTGGGCTAGCGAGCAGAGCAGCGTGATTGCCGGCAAAAGCATCATCGTGGCACGTGCAGCGGCCGAAGCGGTGAAACACCCCCTGCACGTACCGCGCCCGCCACACTGGGGCGGTTATCTGCTGATTCCCGACCGGGTGGAATTCTGGCAAGGCCGCCCCAGCCGCCTGCACGACCGCATCCAATACCGCCTGGAGGGCGATAAGTGGATTAAAGAGCGGCTTGCGCCGTAG
- a CDS encoding PhzF family phenazine biosynthesis protein, with protein sequence MKTIKQYTVDAFTNQVFSGNPAAVCLLNQFPPDELMCRIAAENNLSETAFVVPQGEDFALRWFTPKREIDLCGHATLATAFVIDRFVPSERSEWHFHTRSGVLTVCKENGQFAMNFPAFPLKPVAIPTNIADVLGCTPKAAYMGRDLLCVFEDEAQIRAIKPDFAAMLELDGELLHVTAPGKDYDCVSRSFAPKYGVAEDPVCGTGHCHIFPYWAEQLSKNELIGYQASARGGVLHGQLNSGRVILSGQAVLFAQSEIFV encoded by the coding sequence ATGAAAACCATCAAGCAATATACTGTTGATGCCTTTACCAACCAAGTGTTCAGCGGTAACCCTGCTGCCGTTTGCCTGCTGAACCAGTTTCCGCCCGACGAATTGATGTGCCGCATCGCCGCCGAAAACAATCTTTCCGAAACCGCATTTGTCGTGCCGCAAGGCGAAGATTTTGCCCTGCGCTGGTTTACGCCAAAACGCGAAATCGATTTATGCGGACACGCCACGCTTGCTACCGCCTTCGTTATCGATCGTTTTGTGCCATCTGAGCGCAGCGAATGGCATTTCCACACCCGCAGCGGTGTGCTAACCGTGTGTAAAGAAAACGGGCAATTTGCCATGAATTTTCCGGCCTTCCCGTTAAAGCCGGTTGCAATCCCAACCAATATCGCCGATGTGTTGGGCTGCACCCCAAAAGCGGCGTATATGGGGCGGGATTTATTGTGCGTATTTGAAGACGAAGCTCAAATTCGCGCCATAAAACCCGACTTTGCCGCCATGCTCGAACTGGATGGCGAGTTGCTGCATGTTACCGCTCCCGGCAAAGATTACGACTGCGTTTCCCGTTCGTTTGCCCCCAAATATGGCGTGGCAGAAGATCCGGTATGCGGCACCGGGCACTGCCATATCTTCCCCTACTGGGCAGAACAACTAAGTAAAAATGAGCTTATCGGCTATCAAGCCTCGGCACGCGGCGGGGTGCTGCACGGGCAGCTCAACAGCGGGCGCGTCATCCTAAGCGGCCAGGCTGTGCTGTTTGCCCAATCAGAAATTTTCGTCTGA